In Mastacembelus armatus chromosome 4, fMasArm1.2, whole genome shotgun sequence, the following are encoded in one genomic region:
- the plpp3 gene encoding phospholipid phosphatase 3 isoform X2: MQTYMYEKAMAQETRNGGTSTLNNNNGVDNSKKKLLIALDICCLLLVMLPSLVLHRSSIRPYQRGLYCSDSSLNYPYKNSTVPSSVLTSVGLTLPLVSIAIGECFRIHQLHEGTKSFVGNPYVAALYKQMGVFLFGCAVSQSFTDIAKVSVGRMRPHFLDVCRPDFSTINCSLGYITNYTCTGDESSVQEARKSFFSGHASFSMYTMLYLAFYFQSRFTWRGARLLRPLLQFTLLMMAFYTGLSRVSDHKHHPTDVLAGFVQGALVAYCIVFYVSDLFKPRVKPATPPPSPIKKELLPSSDIIERNNHHNMV; this comes from the exons ATGCAAACGTACATGTATGAGAAAGCAATGGCCCAAGAGACAAGGAACGGAGGAACCTCTACGTTAAATAACAACAACGGTGTTGACAACAGCAAGAAGAAACTGCTAATAGCGCTCGACATCTGCTGTCTTCTACTTG ttaTGCTGCCCAGCCTGGTTCTACACCGTTCCTCTATACGTCCATACCAGAGGGGTCTCTACTGCAGTGACTCCAGTCTGAACTATCCCTACAAGAACAGCACCGTCCCCTCCTCAGTGCTCACTTCTGTTGGGTTGACACTGCCCCTGGTGTCT ATTGCAATTGGTGAATGCTTCAGGATTCACCAGCTACATGAGGGAACCAAGTCTTTTGTTGGAAATCCTTATGTCGCAGCTCTCTACAAACAG ATGGGTGTGTTTCTTTTTGGCTGTGCCGTCAGTCAGTCATTCACTGACATTGCCAAGGTGTCAGTGGGTCGTATGAGACCCCACTTTTTAGATGTATGTAGGCCAGATTTCTCCACCATCAACTGTTCACTGGGCTACATCACCAACTATACCTGCACTGGTGACGAGAGCAGTGTACAAGAGGCCAG gaaATCCTTCTTCTCAGGACATGCCTCTTTTTCAATGTATACCATGCTGTACCTGGCT ttttatttccagTCCAGGTTTACATGGCGCGGTGCTCGTCTCCTCCGCCCACTGCTCCAGTTCACACTGTTGATGATGGCCTTTTACACCGGTCTATCGCGTGTCTCTGACCACAAACACCACCCGACTGACGTCCTGGCAGGCTTTGTGCAAGGAGCCCTGGTGGCATACTGCATA GTGTTTTACGTGTCAGACCTGTTCAAGCCCAGGGTGAAGCCGGccacacccccaccctccccaaTCAAGAAGGAGCTGCTTCCTTCGTCTGACATCATTGAGAGGAACAACCACCACAACATGGTGTGA
- the plpp3 gene encoding phospholipid phosphatase 3 isoform X1, giving the protein MQTYMYEKAMAQETRNGGTSTLNNNNGVDNSKKKLLIALDICCLLLASLPFLIIETSTIKPYQRGFYCSDESIRYPRKEGDTISDAVLCGVGILIAIFSIAIGECFRIHQLHEGTKSFVGNPYVAALYKQMGVFLFGCAVSQSFTDIAKVSVGRMRPHFLDVCRPDFSTINCSLGYITNYTCTGDESSVQEARKSFFSGHASFSMYTMLYLAFYFQSRFTWRGARLLRPLLQFTLLMMAFYTGLSRVSDHKHHPTDVLAGFVQGALVAYCIVFYVSDLFKPRVKPATPPPSPIKKELLPSSDIIERNNHHNMV; this is encoded by the exons ATGCAAACGTACATGTATGAGAAAGCAATGGCCCAAGAGACAAGGAACGGAGGAACCTCTACGTTAAATAACAACAACGGTGTTGACAACAGCAAGAAGAAACTGCTAATAGCGCTCGACATCTGCTGTCTTCTACTTG CTAGCCTGCCTTTCCTGATCATTGAGACTAGCACCATAAAGCCGTACCAGCGGGGATTTTACTGTTCGGACGAGTCCATCCGCTACCCCCGAAAAGAGGGAGACACCATTAGTGATGCCGTGCTTTGTGGTGTTGGCATTCTTATTGCCATCTTCTCT ATTGCAATTGGTGAATGCTTCAGGATTCACCAGCTACATGAGGGAACCAAGTCTTTTGTTGGAAATCCTTATGTCGCAGCTCTCTACAAACAG ATGGGTGTGTTTCTTTTTGGCTGTGCCGTCAGTCAGTCATTCACTGACATTGCCAAGGTGTCAGTGGGTCGTATGAGACCCCACTTTTTAGATGTATGTAGGCCAGATTTCTCCACCATCAACTGTTCACTGGGCTACATCACCAACTATACCTGCACTGGTGACGAGAGCAGTGTACAAGAGGCCAG gaaATCCTTCTTCTCAGGACATGCCTCTTTTTCAATGTATACCATGCTGTACCTGGCT ttttatttccagTCCAGGTTTACATGGCGCGGTGCTCGTCTCCTCCGCCCACTGCTCCAGTTCACACTGTTGATGATGGCCTTTTACACCGGTCTATCGCGTGTCTCTGACCACAAACACCACCCGACTGACGTCCTGGCAGGCTTTGTGCAAGGAGCCCTGGTGGCATACTGCATA GTGTTTTACGTGTCAGACCTGTTCAAGCCCAGGGTGAAGCCGGccacacccccaccctccccaaTCAAGAAGGAGCTGCTTCCTTCGTCTGACATCATTGAGAGGAACAACCACCACAACATGGTGTGA